In Leisingera sp. NJS204, the following are encoded in one genomic region:
- a CDS encoding electron transfer flavoprotein-ubiquinone oxidoreductase → MAEIEREAMEYDVVIVGAGPAGLSAAIRLKQLDADLEVVVLEKGSEVGAHILSGAVLDPCGLNALIPDWKEKGAPLNVEVKEDNFLMLGEAGHVRIPNFPMPPLMNNHGNYIVSMGNVCRWMAEQAEEMGVEIFPGMACSELVYGENGEVKGVVAGEFGKNADGTPGPSYEPGMELHGKYVFICEGVRGSLAKEVINKYDLAAGKEVQKYGVGMKEIWEIDPAKHSEGTVTHTMGWPLGANAGGGSFIYHLDNNQVYVGFVVHLNYKNPHLFPYMEFQRFKHHPVVAELLKGGKRVAYGARAITEGGWQSMPKLVAPGVALLGCSAGMVNVPRIKGNHNAMLSGKAAAEAAFDAIKAERSGDELAAYETDVRDGAIGKDLKMVRNVKPMWSKWGLTASLAFGGLDMWTNNLLGFSFFGTLGHGKNDAEATEEASKHKPIDYPKPDGVLSFDRLTNVSFAMTNHEESQPCHLQLGNADTPIQVNLPKFAEPAQRYCPAGVYEVVEKDGQPEFVVNFQNCVHCKTCDIKDPSQNITWTTPQGGDGPNYPNM, encoded by the coding sequence ATGGCCGAGATTGAACGCGAAGCGATGGAATACGACGTGGTTATCGTCGGGGCCGGCCCTGCCGGTCTGTCTGCGGCCATCCGCCTGAAACAGCTGGACGCCGACCTTGAGGTCGTGGTCCTGGAAAAAGGCTCGGAAGTGGGCGCGCATATCCTGTCGGGCGCGGTGCTGGACCCCTGCGGCCTTAACGCGCTGATCCCCGACTGGAAGGAAAAAGGCGCGCCGCTGAACGTCGAAGTCAAGGAAGACAATTTCCTGATGCTGGGTGAAGCCGGCCATGTCCGCATTCCCAACTTCCCGATGCCGCCGCTGATGAACAACCACGGCAACTATATTGTCTCGATGGGCAACGTCTGCCGCTGGATGGCGGAACAGGCCGAGGAAATGGGCGTTGAGATCTTCCCGGGCATGGCGTGCTCGGAACTGGTTTACGGCGAAAACGGCGAAGTGAAGGGCGTTGTTGCGGGCGAGTTCGGCAAGAACGCCGACGGCACTCCCGGCCCGTCTTATGAGCCGGGCATGGAGCTGCACGGCAAATATGTTTTCATCTGCGAAGGCGTGCGCGGCTCGCTGGCTAAGGAAGTGATCAATAAATACGATCTCGCCGCCGGCAAGGAAGTGCAGAAATACGGCGTCGGCATGAAAGAGATCTGGGAGATCGACCCCGCCAAGCATAGCGAAGGCACCGTTACCCACACCATGGGCTGGCCGCTGGGCGCCAACGCGGGCGGCGGCTCGTTCATCTACCACCTGGACAACAATCAGGTTTATGTCGGCTTCGTGGTGCACTTGAACTACAAGAACCCGCATCTGTTCCCCTACATGGAATTCCAGCGTTTCAAACATCACCCGGTGGTGGCCGAGCTGCTGAAGGGCGGCAAGCGCGTGGCTTATGGCGCCCGCGCAATCACCGAAGGCGGCTGGCAGTCAATGCCGAAACTGGTTGCCCCCGGCGTGGCGCTGCTGGGCTGTTCTGCCGGCATGGTCAACGTGCCGCGCATCAAGGGCAACCATAACGCGATGCTGTCGGGCAAGGCTGCGGCCGAAGCTGCTTTTGATGCGATCAAGGCAGAACGTTCCGGCGACGAACTGGCCGCCTATGAGACCGACGTGCGCGACGGCGCCATCGGCAAGGACCTGAAGATGGTCCGCAACGTCAAGCCGATGTGGTCCAAATGGGGTCTCACCGCCTCGCTCGCTTTTGGCGGCCTGGACATGTGGACCAACAACCTGCTGGGCTTCTCCTTCTTTGGCACCCTGGGCCACGGCAAGAACGACGCCGAAGCAACCGAGGAAGCCTCCAAGCACAAGCCCATTGATTACCCCAAACCCGATGGTGTGCTGTCCTTCGACCGGCTGACCAACGTGTCTTTTGCGATGACCAACCACGAGGAAAGCCAGCCCTGCCACCTGCAGCTGGGCAATGCTGACACTCCGATCCAGGTCAACCTGCCGAAATTCGCCGAACCAGCGCAGCGCTACTGCCCCGCCGGTGTATACGAGGTGGTGGAAAAAGACGGCCAGCCAGAGTTCGTGGTCAACTTCCAGAACTGCGTCCACTGCAAGACCTGCGACATCAAGGACCCGTCCCAGAACATCACCTGGACCACGCCGCAGGGCGGCGACGGGCCGAACTACCCGAACATGTGA
- a CDS encoding 4-(cytidine 5'-diphospho)-2-C-methyl-D-erythritol kinase → MAAEVFAPAKINLTLHVTGRRDDGYHLLDSLVVFADSGDLLQLDPGPELALDVSGLFAGGVPADERNLVWKAAAGAGWTGRIGLDKHLPHGAGIGGGSSDAAAVLRALSGQGCGIPDDLPLSLGADVPVCMAARGSRMQGIGEQVAPVELPELHALLVNTGAHVPTGQVFSELASRNNSPMPQDIPAFASAEDCAAWLGEQRNDLEAPATSVASEIERVLSDLRCSRNALLARMSGSGATCFALYPSRKAAHFAAYEIGAEHPEWWCSAVTLT, encoded by the coding sequence ATGGCGGCTGAGGTCTTTGCACCTGCCAAGATCAACCTGACCCTGCATGTGACCGGCCGCCGCGACGACGGCTATCACCTGCTGGATTCGCTGGTGGTCTTTGCCGATTCGGGTGATCTGCTGCAGCTTGATCCAGGACCTGAGCTGGCGTTGGATGTCTCCGGCCTGTTTGCGGGCGGCGTGCCGGCGGATGAGCGCAACCTGGTTTGGAAAGCCGCCGCGGGGGCAGGCTGGACCGGCCGGATCGGTCTCGACAAACATCTGCCCCATGGCGCAGGCATCGGTGGCGGCTCCTCGGACGCCGCTGCGGTTCTGCGGGCACTTTCCGGGCAGGGCTGCGGTATTCCCGATGATTTGCCGCTGTCGCTTGGCGCTGATGTGCCGGTCTGTATGGCGGCCCGTGGGTCCCGGATGCAAGGGATCGGCGAACAGGTCGCGCCGGTGGAGCTGCCAGAGCTGCATGCGCTGCTTGTTAATACCGGCGCACATGTCCCGACCGGGCAAGTGTTTTCCGAACTTGCCTCCCGTAACAATTCGCCGATGCCGCAGGACATTCCGGCTTTCGCCTCCGCTGAAGACTGCGCCGCGTGGCTTGGCGAACAGCGCAACGACTTGGAGGCCCCGGCCACCAGTGTTGCGTCGGAGATCGAACGGGTTCTGTCAGACCTGCGCTGCTCCCGCAACGCGCTGCTGGCCCGCATGTCCGGTTCCGGCGCCACCTGTTTTGCGCTCTACCCATCAAGGAAAGCCGCGCATTTTGCAGCCTATGAAATCGGGGCGGAGCATCCCGAGTGGTGGTGCAGTGCAGTCACTTTGACCTGA
- the greA gene encoding transcription elongation factor GreA, producing the protein MEKIPMTPTGHAALESELKNLKSVERPAIIQAIAEARELGDLSENAEYHSAREKQSFIEGRIKELEGILSLADVINPAKLAGAIKFGAKVTVVDEDTDEEKTWQIVGEHEANIEAGLLNIKSPIARALIGKDESDSVEVRTPGGIRAYEILKIVYS; encoded by the coding sequence ATGGAAAAGATCCCGATGACCCCCACGGGTCACGCCGCGCTGGAAAGCGAACTGAAGAACCTGAAATCCGTCGAACGCCCGGCGATCATTCAGGCAATTGCCGAAGCGCGTGAGCTCGGCGATCTGTCGGAGAACGCCGAGTATCATTCGGCGCGCGAGAAGCAGTCCTTTATCGAGGGCCGCATCAAGGAGCTGGAAGGCATCCTGTCGCTGGCCGACGTGATCAACCCGGCCAAGCTGGCTGGCGCCATCAAATTCGGCGCCAAGGTGACCGTGGTGGACGAGGACACCGACGAAGAAAAGACCTGGCAGATCGTTGGCGAACACGAGGCCAACATCGAAGCGGGTCTGTTGAACATCAAATCGCCGATTGCGCGTGCCTTGATCGGCAAGGACGAAAGCGACAGTGTGGAAGTGCGCACCCCCGGCGGCATCCGCGCATATGAAATTCTCAAGATCGTCTATTCCTGA
- the mobA gene encoding molybdenum cofactor guanylyltransferase MobA has protein sequence MTQPLGVILAGGLATRMGGGDKGRLQVGGQSLLSRVVDRLAPQVAGLALNANGNPERFADLGLPVIADSIEGFAGPLAGVLAGLDWAAEQGAEIIATAAADTPFFPLDLVTRLTAAAKGMDQPLVMATTPRTGDEALKSGGGKRVNRHPAFGLWPVALRDDLRAALEGGLRKVVLWTDQHGGREALFEADPFDPFFNINTPEDLAKAEALLK, from the coding sequence ATGACCCAACCCCTCGGTGTAATCCTCGCAGGCGGCCTTGCCACCCGGATGGGCGGCGGCGACAAGGGACGGCTGCAAGTGGGCGGCCAGAGCCTTTTGTCTCGCGTGGTGGACCGGCTGGCGCCGCAGGTCGCGGGCCTGGCGCTCAACGCCAATGGCAACCCGGAGCGGTTCGCCGATCTGGGCCTGCCGGTGATTGCCGACTCGATCGAGGGCTTCGCGGGTCCATTGGCTGGCGTGCTCGCGGGCCTCGACTGGGCGGCGGAGCAGGGCGCGGAGATCATCGCCACAGCCGCCGCCGACACCCCTTTCTTCCCGCTGGATCTTGTGACCCGGCTGACCGCCGCGGCAAAAGGGATGGACCAGCCGCTGGTTATGGCCACCACCCCGCGCACCGGGGACGAGGCACTGAAATCCGGCGGCGGCAAGCGCGTGAACCGGCACCCGGCCTTCGGCCTCTGGCCTGTTGCTCTGCGCGATGACCTGCGCGCGGCGCTTGAAGGCGGTTTGCGCAAGGTGGTGCTGTGGACCGACCAGCATGGCGGCCGCGAGGCGCTGTTCGAGGCCGATCCCTTCGACCCGTTCTTCAACATCAACACGCCGGAAGATCTGGCCAAGGCAGAGGCGTTGCTGAAATGA
- a CDS encoding tetratricopeptide repeat protein, translating into MPVSILRTLSCAALVAASVPAAQAEGLAGSYLAGRAATYDSDFAAAALYYTQALARDPQNPLLMENVVFAQLAMGKAELAVPVAARLLQAGARSQVANIIIAGGHAADGDFQAILDRDAEQEAIHPLVDGLLEGWAHIGNGSVSSALKTFERLAEDGSLRPFVLYHRALALASAGDYGGAEALFAAEDGRLATLSRRAAVARVQILSQLGRSDDAREALNAAFGSRLDPGLEAMDAQLAAGETLAYTIAPSPREGVAEVFYTLGAALNGDTANDYVLMYARMAASLRPDHVDAILLSAGLLDQLGRYELSVATYKQVPSGHPDYHAAEMGRAEALRRAAKPDAAIEVLEQLARDFPEQPSVYVSLGDLLRQQEDYAGAAGAYDKALANTSEDSGTRWFLYYARGICHERLDQWDQAEADFRASLELDPNRPQVLNYLGYSLVEKSSKLDEALEMIERAVAARPDSGFIVDSLGWVLYRMGQFDDAVAHMERAVELMPVDPVVNDHLGDVYWAVGREREAEFQWKRALSFIDPEDTDGEADPERIRRKLEVGLDAVLAEEGAEPLKVANGG; encoded by the coding sequence GTGCCCGTATCCATTCTTCGCACCCTGTCCTGTGCGGCCCTGGTGGCCGCTTCCGTGCCTGCCGCGCAGGCGGAAGGGCTGGCCGGCTCATATCTGGCCGGACGGGCCGCAACCTATGACAGCGATTTTGCTGCCGCGGCTCTGTATTACACGCAGGCCCTGGCCCGCGATCCGCAGAACCCGCTGCTGATGGAAAACGTGGTCTTTGCGCAGCTCGCCATGGGCAAGGCTGAACTGGCGGTGCCGGTCGCCGCAAGGCTGCTACAGGCCGGTGCCCGCAGCCAGGTGGCCAATATCATTATTGCAGGCGGCCATGCCGCAGATGGTGATTTCCAGGCAATCCTGGACCGCGACGCCGAACAAGAAGCAATCCATCCGCTGGTGGACGGTTTGCTGGAAGGCTGGGCGCATATCGGCAACGGCTCCGTTTCCAGCGCGCTCAAGACCTTTGAACGGCTGGCCGAAGATGGCAGCCTGCGGCCCTTTGTGCTCTACCACCGGGCACTTGCACTGGCCTCGGCCGGTGACTACGGCGGGGCCGAGGCGCTGTTTGCCGCCGAAGATGGCCGCCTGGCCACACTCAGCCGCCGGGCGGCAGTTGCAAGGGTGCAGATCCTGTCGCAGCTGGGCCGCAGCGATGACGCCCGTGAAGCGCTTAATGCAGCCTTCGGCAGCCGCCTGGATCCCGGGCTGGAAGCCATGGATGCGCAGCTCGCCGCCGGGGAAACGCTTGCCTACACCATCGCCCCCAGCCCGCGGGAGGGGGTGGCTGAGGTGTTCTATACTCTTGGCGCGGCGCTGAATGGCGACACCGCCAACGATTACGTGCTGATGTACGCCCGCATGGCGGCCTCACTGCGCCCCGATCATGTGGACGCAATCCTGCTGAGCGCCGGTCTGCTGGACCAGCTGGGCCGCTACGAGCTGTCGGTTGCGACCTACAAGCAGGTGCCCAGCGGTCATCCCGACTATCACGCCGCTGAAATGGGCCGCGCCGAGGCGCTGCGCCGCGCCGCCAAACCGGACGCGGCAATCGAAGTTCTGGAACAGCTGGCGCGGGACTTCCCGGAACAGCCCAGCGTCTATGTCAGCCTCGGCGATCTGCTGCGCCAGCAGGAAGACTACGCGGGTGCTGCCGGCGCTTATGACAAGGCGCTGGCCAATACATCCGAAGACTCCGGTACCCGCTGGTTCCTCTACTATGCCCGCGGTATCTGCCATGAACGGCTGGACCAATGGGACCAGGCCGAGGCCGATTTCCGCGCCTCGCTGGAACTGGACCCGAACCGGCCGCAGGTGCTGAATTACCTGGGTTATTCGCTGGTTGAAAAAAGCAGCAAGCTGGACGAGGCGCTGGAAATGATCGAACGCGCCGTCGCGGCACGTCCTGATTCCGGCTTCATCGTCGACTCCCTGGGCTGGGTGCTTTATCGCATGGGCCAGTTTGACGATGCGGTTGCCCATATGGAACGCGCGGTTGAGCTGATGCCGGTGGACCCGGTGGTCAATGACCACCTGGGCGACGTCTACTGGGCCGTGGGCCGGGAGCGTGAAGCAGAATTCCAGTGGAAGCGGGCGCTGTCTTTTATCGATCCGGAAGACACCGATGGCGAAGCCGACCCCGAACGCATCCGCCGCAAACTGGAAGTAGGCCTGGACGCAGTTCTGGCCGAGGAGGGCGCTGAGCCCCTGAAGGTCGCCAATGGCGGCTGA
- a CDS encoding molybdopterin-binding protein — protein MTRFDTVLTVDWSAAKRRPRRQSKDAIWLGVARGGTAERQIYCRSRQEAEVWISSFLDAEQAAGRRVLAAFDFPFGYPRGFARRITGSDDPFAFWTWLEERIEDSEDGTNNRFEIASEMNRLFTGPGPFWGKPDEKTWPDIPYRKAGIIYKDVAERRNADLAAKAASSCFQLFFNPTVGSQILMGVPVLQRLRRRHRAAVWPFEKVETAQTVFAEIWPGLIEPAVKAAMAVAGRDEIRDRVQMRLLSQALSRLPAGELAGMLAAVPEEAQEEAWILGTGYEDRLNALAADEPGRLTPPPLSNDCFALPAGVDWTPVDDALTLLRDRLGPVTGVETLPLADALGRVLAESAVAKRSNPPLPNTAVDGYGFAGGKSEGPHVLPLVQGRAAAGVPFDGTVPAGSAIRVLTGAALPDGVDTVILEEDVNTDGAQIAFNGPLKQGTNTRKAGEDVCAGDVILPAGRVISPADLALVSATGLAELAVRLPLRVGVLSTGDELVEAGEPAGNGQIFDANRPMLLALIRQLGFVPVDLGKAADDREALRADLDGAAKQADVILTSGGASAGDEDHMSALLREAGAMQEWRIALKPGRPLALGMWQGTPVFGLPGNPVAALVCTLIFARPAMGLMAGAGWQVPQAFEIPAAFEKRKKPGRREYLRARMRNGSIEVFKSEGSGRISGLSWAEGLVELGDGAAEIKLGDPVRFIPYSSFAM, from the coding sequence GTGACCCGTTTTGATACTGTTCTCACCGTCGATTGGTCTGCTGCCAAGCGCAGGCCCCGGCGCCAAAGCAAGGATGCGATCTGGCTTGGTGTGGCGCGCGGCGGAACCGCGGAACGGCAAATCTACTGCCGCAGCCGACAGGAGGCAGAAGTCTGGATCAGCAGCTTCCTCGACGCGGAACAGGCCGCGGGGCGGCGGGTTCTAGCCGCTTTTGATTTTCCTTTTGGCTATCCGCGCGGATTTGCGCGCCGGATCACCGGATCCGATGACCCATTTGCTTTTTGGACCTGGCTGGAAGAGCGGATCGAAGACTCTGAGGACGGAACCAACAACCGGTTTGAAATAGCCTCTGAAATGAACCGGCTGTTTACCGGCCCCGGCCCGTTCTGGGGCAAACCTGATGAGAAGACCTGGCCGGACATTCCCTACCGCAAAGCCGGTATAATCTATAAAGACGTGGCAGAACGGCGCAACGCGGATCTGGCGGCCAAGGCGGCCTCCTCCTGTTTCCAGCTGTTTTTCAATCCGACTGTTGGCAGTCAAATCCTCATGGGGGTGCCGGTTTTGCAGCGGTTGCGGCGCCGGCACAGGGCCGCTGTCTGGCCTTTCGAAAAGGTTGAGACAGCACAAACTGTTTTTGCAGAAATATGGCCAGGTTTGATCGAGCCTGCCGTTAAGGCCGCAATGGCTGTTGCGGGCCGGGACGAAATACGCGACCGGGTGCAAATGCGGCTATTGTCGCAGGCGCTCAGCCGTCTGCCGGCCGGTGAGCTTGCCGGAATGCTGGCTGCTGTACCTGAGGAAGCACAAGAGGAAGCTTGGATATTGGGCACGGGATACGAAGACCGCTTGAACGCGCTGGCAGCGGATGAACCGGGCAGGCTGACACCGCCGCCGCTCAGCAATGATTGCTTTGCCCTGCCTGCAGGCGTGGATTGGACCCCGGTGGATGACGCGCTGACCCTGCTGCGGGACAGGCTGGGGCCGGTCACCGGAGTGGAAACCCTGCCGCTGGCAGACGCCCTTGGCCGGGTGCTGGCAGAGAGTGCAGTGGCCAAACGCTCCAACCCGCCGCTGCCGAACACGGCGGTGGATGGCTACGGCTTTGCCGGCGGCAAGTCGGAAGGCCCGCATGTGCTGCCGCTGGTGCAGGGAAGGGCGGCGGCAGGCGTGCCCTTTGATGGCACCGTGCCCGCAGGCAGCGCCATCCGCGTTCTGACCGGTGCCGCGCTGCCGGATGGCGTGGACACGGTGATCCTGGAGGAAGACGTCAACACCGATGGGGCGCAGATCGCTTTCAACGGTCCGCTGAAACAGGGAACAAACACCCGCAAGGCTGGTGAAGACGTCTGCGCGGGTGACGTCATCTTGCCTGCAGGCCGGGTCATATCACCCGCCGATCTGGCTCTGGTCTCGGCCACAGGTCTGGCGGAGCTCGCGGTCCGTCTGCCATTGCGGGTCGGTGTGCTCTCCACCGGCGATGAGCTGGTCGAGGCAGGAGAACCCGCAGGCAATGGGCAGATCTTTGACGCCAATCGTCCGATGCTGCTGGCGCTGATCCGCCAGCTGGGATTTGTACCTGTTGATCTGGGAAAAGCTGCGGATGACCGCGAAGCCTTGCGGGCGGATCTGGACGGCGCCGCCAAACAGGCTGACGTTATCCTGACCTCGGGCGGTGCTTCCGCCGGGGACGAGGACCATATGTCGGCATTGCTGCGCGAAGCGGGCGCGATGCAGGAATGGCGCATCGCGCTGAAACCCGGCCGCCCTCTGGCGCTGGGCATGTGGCAGGGCACGCCGGTCTTCGGCCTGCCGGGCAACCCGGTGGCGGCTCTGGTCTGTACCCTGATTTTTGCCCGCCCGGCGATGGGGCTGATGGCGGGCGCGGGCTGGCAGGTGCCGCAGGCATTTGAAATACCGGCGGCCTTTGAAAAGCGCAAGAAACCGGGCCGCCGCGAATACCTGCGGGCACGGATGCGGAACGGCAGCATTGAGGTGTTCAAATCCGAAGGCTCCGGCCGCATCAGCGGCCTCAGCTGGGCGGAGGGGCTGGTGGAGCTTGGCGACGGCGCCGCAGAGATCAAGCTTGGCGACCCGGTCCGCTTCATCCCTTACAGCAGCTTCGCCATGTAA
- the soxR gene encoding redox-sensitive transcriptional activator SoxR, which translates to MPSSAGISIGYLAGRTGLAVSAIRYYEAQGLVEPWRNAGGQRRFHRADIRRMSFIMIAQQFGFSLPEIRGFLQSLPGSRTPTKEDWARISDSFRSHLDQRIETLMRLRDNLDGCIGCGCLSLPNCKLYNPEDKAAQKGQGPRYLMGDRPET; encoded by the coding sequence ATGCCGTCATCCGCCGGGATTTCCATTGGTTATCTGGCAGGCCGCACAGGTCTTGCCGTGTCCGCGATCCGCTATTACGAGGCGCAGGGGCTGGTGGAGCCCTGGCGCAATGCGGGCGGGCAGCGGCGGTTCCACCGCGCCGACATCCGGCGGATGAGCTTTATCATGATTGCCCAGCAGTTCGGCTTTTCGCTGCCGGAGATCCGCGGTTTCCTGCAAAGCCTGCCGGGCAGCCGCACCCCCACCAAAGAAGACTGGGCGCGGATTTCGGACAGCTTCCGCAGCCATCTGGACCAGCGAATCGAAACCTTGATGCGGTTGCGCGACAATTTGGACGGCTGCATTGGCTGCGGCTGTCTTTCGCTTCCGAATTGCAAACTGTACAACCCCGAAGACAAGGCTGCACAGAAGGGGCAGGGACCCCGATACCTGATGGGAGACCGGCCCGAGACATGA
- a CDS encoding VOC family protein, translated as MSAVLEHANVTVADPNATAKWMKEVFGWHVRWEGEAKNGGYTVHTGGEDSYLALYTPRTPAGNAPESYGIVGGLNHLAVIVEDLDATEAAVKAAGFTPINHGDYEPGRRFYFHDENGIEYEAVQYD; from the coding sequence ATGAGCGCAGTTCTTGAACATGCAAACGTCACCGTGGCCGACCCCAATGCCACTGCGAAATGGATGAAAGAGGTTTTCGGCTGGCATGTGCGCTGGGAGGGTGAGGCCAAGAATGGCGGCTACACCGTGCATACCGGCGGGGAAGACAGCTATCTTGCGCTTTACACGCCACGCACGCCCGCGGGCAATGCGCCGGAGAGCTATGGCATTGTCGGCGGGCTGAACCATTTGGCGGTGATCGTCGAGGATCTGGACGCAACCGAAGCTGCCGTGAAGGCCGCGGGTTTCACACCGATTAACCACGGTGACTATGAACCGGGCCGCCGGTTTTACTTTCATGACGAGAACGGCATCGAATACGAGGCGGTGCAATATGATTGA
- the mobB gene encoding molybdopterin-guanine dinucleotide biosynthesis protein B encodes MKIYGVTGWKNNGKTGLMERLVAEFCERGLTVSTIKHAHHATDVDQPGTDSYRHRQAGASEVVLASAGRIAIMQELRDAAEPPLAELLARLRPVDLVLVEGYKREPHPKIEAFRQEAGTELIAPEDPNIRAVASNTGMALDRPVFDLNDTAAIADFIQIELGL; translated from the coding sequence ATGAAGATCTACGGCGTCACCGGCTGGAAGAACAACGGCAAGACCGGGCTGATGGAGCGGCTGGTGGCTGAATTCTGTGAGCGCGGCCTCACCGTTTCCACCATCAAGCACGCTCATCATGCAACGGACGTGGACCAGCCTGGCACCGACAGCTACCGCCATCGGCAGGCCGGCGCGTCGGAGGTGGTGCTGGCCTCGGCTGGGCGCATCGCAATCATGCAGGAGCTGCGCGATGCCGCAGAACCGCCGCTGGCAGAGCTGCTGGCCCGCCTGCGTCCTGTCGATCTGGTGCTGGTCGAAGGCTACAAGCGCGAACCCCACCCCAAAATTGAGGCTTTCCGGCAGGAAGCAGGCACCGAACTGATCGCCCCGGAAGACCCGAACATCCGGGCCGTTGCCAGCAACACCGGGATGGCGCTGGACCGCCCGGTTTTTGATCTGAACGATACGGCAGCGATTGCGGATTTCATCCAGATAGAACTGGGGCTGTGA
- a CDS encoding formate dehydrogenase accessory sulfurtransferase FdhD codes for MDITSEYLIAPGVADPRLTRAVTGVDQNGEASDISVVEERPLTIFLNSQEIVTAMTIGDYPEYLALGFLRNQRMLLDGDEVTRVDYDEDLEAVVVRTAVETSHEEKLKKKTRTSGCAVGTVFGDMMEGLEDVQLPQAEVRTSWLYALAHKINRTPSLYLEAGAIHGTVLCQQDRPLVYMEDVGRHNAVDKIAGWMLSEQAEAADKILYTTGRLTSEMVIKTAMMGIPVLASRSGFTAWGVEIAREVGLTLIGRMRGQRFICLAGEERLLRDMDPKDAPVEEKKHRRKSAE; via the coding sequence ATGGATATCACGTCAGAATATCTGATCGCGCCCGGCGTCGCCGACCCGCGGCTGACCCGCGCCGTCACCGGGGTGGACCAGAACGGCGAAGCCAGCGACATCTCGGTGGTTGAGGAGCGCCCGCTGACCATCTTCCTGAATTCCCAGGAAATTGTCACCGCGATGACCATCGGCGACTACCCGGAATACCTGGCGCTTGGCTTTCTGCGCAATCAGCGCATGCTGCTGGATGGGGATGAAGTCACCCGCGTCGATTATGACGAGGATCTGGAAGCCGTGGTGGTCCGTACTGCGGTGGAAACCAGTCACGAGGAAAAGCTGAAGAAAAAGACCCGCACCTCCGGCTGCGCGGTCGGCACCGTCTTTGGCGACATGATGGAGGGGCTGGAGGACGTGCAACTGCCGCAGGCCGAGGTCCGCACTTCCTGGCTCTATGCGCTGGCGCATAAGATCAACCGCACGCCCTCGCTGTATCTTGAGGCCGGCGCTATCCATGGCACTGTTCTGTGCCAGCAGGACCGCCCGCTGGTCTATATGGAGGACGTCGGCCGCCACAACGCGGTAGACAAGATCGCAGGCTGGATGCTGTCGGAGCAAGCAGAGGCCGCGGACAAGATTCTTTATACCACCGGGCGGCTGACCTCGGAGATGGTGATCAAGACCGCGATGATGGGTATCCCGGTGCTGGCCTCACGTTCCGGCTTCACCGCCTGGGGTGTGGAGATCGCCCGCGAGGTCGGCCTGACGCTCATTGGCCGGATGCGCGGCCAGCGGTTCATCTGTCTAGCGGGCGAGGAGCGGCTGCTGCGCGACATGGATCCAAAAGACGCGCCGGTTGAGGAGAAAAAGCATCGCAGGAAGAGCGCGGAATGA